TAGACGGCGTGATAATCCCGGATTTACCGCCGGAAGAGTCGACAGTCGACCAAATATATTTAGTCGCGCCCACTAGTTCTGATGCCCGGATCAAGCTGATCACCGCCCGGTCGTCCGGGTTCGTTTATCTTATCTCCATTAAGGGTGTGACCGGTAAGCGGGTGGGGGTGGCGGGGAATATTGCCGAGCTGGTCGCCCGGGTTCGCCGGCAGACCAAGTTGCCGCTGGCAGTCGGGTTTGGTGTTTCCACTCCAGCCCAAGCCAAAGAGATCGCTAGGTACGCCGACGGCGTGATCGTCGGTTCGGCCCTGGTTGACCTGATCGCCAAGAAAAAAGTCGGCCAGATGATCAAGCTGGCCGCCAGCTTGAGGAAAGCGATCGATTAAATGTAGGGACAACCTTTATGGTTGTCCGAAATAAACGGACAGGGATTAACCCTGTCCCTACAATCCGATTAACATGATATTTTATCGTTTGAAACAGTTTTGGTTCGGGATGACTG
This is a stretch of genomic DNA from Desulfobaccales bacterium. It encodes these proteins:
- the trpA gene encoding tryptophan synthase subunit alpha, which encodes DGVIIPDLPPEESTVDQIYLVAPTSSDARIKLITARSSGFVYLISIKGVTGKRVGVAGNIAELVARVRRQTKLPLAVGFGVSTPAQAKEIARYADGVIVGSALVDLIAKKKVGQMIKLAASLRKAID